A window of Desulfuromonas soudanensis genomic DNA:
ACCGGGCCCTGGCTCTCATCGGCCGGCGCGGCGAAGGGAGCATGCGCGACGCCCTCTCGACCCTCGATCAGGTCATCGCCTTCTGCGGCGAGACGGTCTCCGACGAGGATGTGCAGGGACTTCTGGGGATGGTCGATCGCCGCCTGCTGCTGGAGACGGCCGAAGGGGTTCTGCAGCGCGACAGTCGGCGGGTGCTGGAGGTGGTGCGGCGCGTCGACACCCTCGGCCACTCCTTTCGCCAGTTCGGGCAGGAACTGGTGGAGATCTTCCGGTCCCTGGTGCTGGTCAAGGTCCTCGGCGACCCCGGGGAACTGCTGGAGACGACGGAGGAGGAGCTGCGGGAGCTTTCGGGGATGGCGGCGTCCGTCGCCCAGGACGACCTGTTGCGCGCCCTGACGCTCCTCATCCGCACCGAGGCTGAACTGGCCACCGCGACCTTTCCCCGCCTCACCCTCGAGATGGCCCTGGTGCGCCTGGCGACCTTGGCGCCTTCGGTGGAGATATCCGGGGTGATGCGCAAGCTCGAGGATCTCGAACGTCGCCTGGCCGGGGCCGGCCCCCTGTCGCCGCCGCCGCGATCCGCCGTCCCGCCCCCCCGTCCCCCCCACCCCGAGGGGGAAGGGGAAACGACAAAAAAGCCTGAAGCCCCTGCGTCTCCCCTGTCGAATCCGGGGGGAGGGTGGCAGGGGCTGGTCGATCATCTCAGGACTCGCCGCCCGGGGCTCGCCTCCCTCCTCGAGCATGGCAGCCTGCTGAGGTTCGAGCTGCCCCTTCTTGAGATCGGTTTTTCGCCAGGCTCCTTTCATTTCGAGCAGATCAAGGACCCGGAAACCCAGGACGCCCTTGCCGGGCTGGCACTGGAATACTTCGGCGAAAAGGTGACCATTAAGGTCAGTGCCGTCAGCCCCGGAACCGGGGCGGCCCCGCCGACCCTCATCGAGGAGCGTCGGGCCCAGGAGTCGGACCGGGAAAACCGTCTGCGCGAAGATGCCCTGGCCCACCCGATGGTGCAGGCCGCGCGGGAGATTTTCGGCGGCCAGGTCAAGGACGTCCGTCCCATCGACAAGGGGTTTGTCTAGGAACCCATCCGTTATCGATGCGGCTATCATAAAAAGCAGGGCGCTGTCGTTGTCGCGCCAGAGAAGGAGTGACCATGTCCAAGAGTATGGGTAACATCATGAAGCAGGCGCAGCAGATGCAGCAGAAGATGGGGCGCCTGCAGCAGGAACTCGAAGGGCGCGAGGTCGAGGCCTCCGCAGGCGGCGGGATGGTGACCGCCGTTGTCAACGGCAAGCAGCAGTTGCTCTCCCTGAAGATCGAAAAGAGTGTCGTCGATCCCGAAGATGTCGACATGCTCCAGGACCTGGTGGTCGCCGCCGTCAACGAGGCGATCAAAAAGAGCCAGGAGATGATGCAGGAAGAAATGGGGAAGATCACCGGCGGGTTCAATATCCCCGGGCTCTTCTGATCAGGTCGTCGCCCTTTTCCGGGGCCGTTGTCGTTCTGGCCTCGAACCGGGGCTCGTTTTCGCAAGGGGGGTCTTCGGGCCCTTCCTGGAATGCGGGCCCTTTTTTTTTAACCGGGGGGCGTCCGGAATCTTGCGGTTTTCTGTTTTGAAACAGGCCGTCGGGGAGGTGCGCGGCGACCGTCCTTCGGTTCTGCGGCGGCAGGAATGAGGCCCGGGGACCGGTGGCGGCCCGGCGATAAAAGGAAACTAAAAACTTTTTTTGATCTTAGTAAAAAATAGAACAGGATTTTAAATAGTTGGATTTATCGGAGGGCCTATGTTAAACTCCATCCCGTCTTTCGCCCGGCTGGTCACCGAGCTGGGTAAGCTTCCGGGTATCGGCCAGAAGACCGCCACCCGGCTGGCCTTCTTTATCCTGCGGCAGCCGGCTTCGGAAGCCGAGGCTCTCGCCGAGGCGATCCGCGGGCTCAAGGAAAAAATCCGCTTCTGCTCCCGCTGTTTTCACATCACCGAGAGCGACCCCTGTCCGCTGTGCAGCAACCCCGGCCGTGACGACGCCCTGCTCTGTGTGGTGGAAGAACCTCAGGACCTGATCGCCATCGAACGCAGCCGGTCCTTTCGCGGCCGCTACCATGTGCTCCACGGCGCCCTGTCGCCGCTGGACGGTGTCGGACCCGATGACCTCAAGATCCGAGAGCTCCTGTTGCGTCTCAAGGACCATCAGGTCACCGAGGTGCTCCTCGCCACCAACTTTACCGTCGAGGGGGAGGCCACCGCTCTCTACCTGGCTCGGCTGATCCACCCCCTGGGGATTCGCGTCACCCGCCTGGCCTACGGCATCCCCATGGGAAGCGATCTCGAGTTCGTCGACGAGGTGACGGTCAACCGGGCGGTGGAAGGCCGCCGTGATCTTTGACGGGCGGTTGTCTTTCCCTCCCCTTGACGTATGCTTAGTCTCTTTCAAGTTGTTCTGTTGGCGTAGTTTCTGTCCCGGCCGCACGGGGGCAGGTGGAATTCGGGAATTACCAAGCAAAGGAGAAGTTCATGTCGCGTAAAATGGTAACCATCGACGGTTGTTCGGCCGCTGCGCATGTCGCCCATGCGACCAATGAGGTCATTGCGATCTATCCCATCACCCCTTCTTCCGGCATGGGCGAGATTTCGGACGCCAAGAGCGCAGCGGGAGAAAAAAACATCTGGGGGACCATCCCGAGGGTGGTCGAGATGCAATCCGAAGGGGGCGCCGCCGGTGCTGTTCACGGAGCCCTGCAGGCCGGCGCTCTGACGACGACCTTCACCGCCTCCCAGGGGCTCCTGCTGATGATCCCCAACATGTACAAGATCGCCGGGGAGCTCACCCCCACGGTCTTTCATGTTTCGGCCCGTGCCATCGCCGCCCAGGCGCTCTCCATCTTCGGCGACCATTCGGACGTCATGGCCTGCCGCCAGACCGGTTGGGCGATGTTCTGCTCCAACAACATCCAGGAGGTCATGGACTTCGCCCTGATCTCCCAGGCCGCGACCCTCGAGTCCCGGGTCCCCTTCCTTCACTTCTTCGACGGCTTCCGTACCTCCCATGAGATTCAGAAGGTCGAGGAGCTGACCAAAGACGACATGCGCCACCTGATCGACGACGACCTGGTGCGCGCCCATCGCGCCCGCGCCCTCTCCCCCGATCGTCCGGTGCTCCGCGGCACCGCCCAGAACCCCGATGTCTATTTCCAGGGGCGCGAGACCGTCAACAAGTTTTATACCTCCATTCCCGCCATCGTTCAGAAGCAGATGGACAAATTCGCCAAACGTCTCGGCCGCCAGTACAAACTGGTCGACTACGTCGGCGCTCCCGACGCCGAGCGCGTCATCGTCGCCATGGGCTCGGGGTGCGAAACCGTCCACGAGCTGGTGGAGGCACTCGTCGCCAAGGGTGAGAAGGTCGGTCTGGTGAAGATCCGTCTCTTTCTCCCCTTCCCCGTCGAGGCCTTCGTCAAGGCCCTTCCCAAGTCGGTCCGGAAGATCGCCGTTCTCGACCGCACCAAGGAACCCGGTTCCCTCGGCGAGCCTCTCTACCACAACGTGCGCACCGCCATCGGCGAGGCGATGGCCGACGGCCTGACCTCTTTTGCCGGCTACCCCGCCATCGTCGGCGGCCGCTACGGCCTCGGCAGCTACGAGTTCACTCCCGGCATGGCCAAATCGGTCTTCGACAATCTCTCCCAGGACAAGCCGAAAAACCATTTCATCGTCGGCATCAAGGACGACGTCACCGGCGCCAGCCTCAACTTCGATCCTGCCTTCAAGCTTCCGGCTCCCGGCATCTACTCGGCCATGTTCTACGGTCTCGGCAGCGACGGCACCGTCGGCGCCAACAAGAACTCCATCAAAATCATCGGCGAGAGCACCGACAACAACGTCCAGGCCTACTTCGTCTACGACTCCAAGAAGGCCGGCAGCGTGACCACCTCCCATCTGCGTTTCGGCAAGGCGATGATCCGCTCCCCCTATCTGGTCGACTCCGCCGACTTCGTCGCCTGCCACATGTTCGCCTTCCTCGAGCAGTACGACATGCTCAAGAGCGCCAAGGAGGGAGCGACCTTTCTCCTCAACTCCCCCTTCGGCAAGGACGAGGTCTGGGCGCACCTCCCCCGTCCGGTCCAGCAGTCGATCATCGACAAGAAGCTCAAGTTCTACGTCATCGACGGCGTGCGCCTCGGCAACGAACTCGGCCTCGGTTCCCGCATCAACGTCATCATGCAGACCGCCTTCTTCAAGATCTCCAACATCATCCCCCTGCAGCAGGCGATCGACGAGATCAAGGACGCCATCGTCAAGAGCTACGGCAAGTCCGGCGAGAAGGTTGTCGCCATGAACAACAAGGCCGTCGACGCCGCTCTCGAGAATATCCACCAGGTCAAGGTGCCGGCCGGCGCCGACAGCACGGTGAAGATGAAGGCCGGCCTCGGCAAGGATGTCCCCGCCTTCGTCCGCAACACCCTCGGGACGATCATCGAAGGGAAGGGCGATTCCCTGCCGATCTCGGCCATGCCCGCCGACGGAACCTTCCCCACCGGAACGGCCAAGTACGAGAAGCGCAACATCGCCATCGACATCCCGGTGTGGGACGAAACGCTCTGCATCCAGTGCGGCATCTGCTCCTTCGTCTGCCCCCACGCCACCATCCGCATGAAGATCTATGACGGCGCCCTCCTCAAGAAGGCTCCGTCGACCTTCAAATCCTGCGACGCCAAAGGGAAGGAGTTCGCCGGCAAGAGCTTCACCCTGCAGGTGGCGCCCGAGGATTGCACCGGCTGCGGTGCCTGCGTCTACAACTGCCCGGCCAAGAGCAAGACCGACGAGAAGCACAAGGCGATCAACATGCAGTTCCAGGCGCCGCTGCGCGACCAGGAAGCGGCCAACTGGGACTTTTTCCTCGGTCTTCCCGACACCGATCCGGCCCTGGTCAACCGCGCCAGCCTCAAGGGGAGCCAGCTCCTCCTGCCGATGTTCGAATTCTCCGGCGCCTGCGCCGGCTGCGGCGAGACACCTTTTCTCAAGCTCGCCTCCCAGCTCTTCGGCGACCGGATGCTCATCGCCAACGCCACCGGCTGCACCTCGATCTACGGCGGCAATCTCCCCACCACCCCCTGGTCCCCGCGCCAGGACGGCCGCGGTCCGGCCTGGAGCAACTCCCTCTTCGAGGACAACGCCGAGTTCGGCTTCGGCATGCGCCTGACCGTCGACAAGTTCAGCGAGTACGCCCTCGAACTTCTCGACAGAATGATGGACTGCGGCTGCAAGGTCTGCGGCGACACCAAGGAGTTGATGGCCAAGATCAAGGGCGCCGACCAGACGACCCAGGAAGGCCTCGAGCTGCAGCGCGAGCGCGTCGCCAAGCTCAAGAAGGCCCTCGAAACCTGCACCGATCCGGAGAGCCGGCAGCTGATCTCCCTGGCCGATTATCTGGTGAAGAAGTCGGTGTGGATTGTCGGCGGCGACGGCTGGGCCTACGATATCGGTTACGGCGGCCTCGACCACGTCCTGGCCAGCGGCGAGAACGTCAATGTCCTCGTTCTCGACACCGAGGTCTACTCCAACACCGGCGGTCAGGCCTCCAAATCGACGCCTCTGGGCGCCGTGGCCCAATTTGCCGCCGGCGGCAAGCGCATGCCGAAGAAGGACCTGGGGATGATCGCCATGAGCTACGGCAACATTTACGTCGCCAAGGTCTCCCTGGCCAACCCCGCCCAGGCGGTCAAGGCCTTCCTCGAGGCCGAAGCCTATGACGGTCCGTCGCTGATCATCGCCTACAGCCACTGCATCGCCCACGGCATCGACATGACTACCGCCGTGGACGGCTGCAAGGAAGCGGTTGCCTGCGGCCACTGGCCGCTTCTCCGCTACAACCCGGCGCTGGCCGACGAAGGGAAGAACCCTCTGCAGCTCGACAGCAAGGAGCCGACCCTCGCCTTCTCCGACTACGCCCAGAAGCAGAACCGCTACCGGGTGCTGCAGAAGGCCGATCCGACCGTGGCCGGGGAGCTGATGGCCGAAGGGAACAAGCTC
This region includes:
- the nifJ gene encoding pyruvate:ferredoxin (flavodoxin) oxidoreductase, with the translated sequence MSRKMVTIDGCSAAAHVAHATNEVIAIYPITPSSGMGEISDAKSAAGEKNIWGTIPRVVEMQSEGGAAGAVHGALQAGALTTTFTASQGLLLMIPNMYKIAGELTPTVFHVSARAIAAQALSIFGDHSDVMACRQTGWAMFCSNNIQEVMDFALISQAATLESRVPFLHFFDGFRTSHEIQKVEELTKDDMRHLIDDDLVRAHRARALSPDRPVLRGTAQNPDVYFQGRETVNKFYTSIPAIVQKQMDKFAKRLGRQYKLVDYVGAPDAERVIVAMGSGCETVHELVEALVAKGEKVGLVKIRLFLPFPVEAFVKALPKSVRKIAVLDRTKEPGSLGEPLYHNVRTAIGEAMADGLTSFAGYPAIVGGRYGLGSYEFTPGMAKSVFDNLSQDKPKNHFIVGIKDDVTGASLNFDPAFKLPAPGIYSAMFYGLGSDGTVGANKNSIKIIGESTDNNVQAYFVYDSKKAGSVTTSHLRFGKAMIRSPYLVDSADFVACHMFAFLEQYDMLKSAKEGATFLLNSPFGKDEVWAHLPRPVQQSIIDKKLKFYVIDGVRLGNELGLGSRINVIMQTAFFKISNIIPLQQAIDEIKDAIVKSYGKSGEKVVAMNNKAVDAALENIHQVKVPAGADSTVKMKAGLGKDVPAFVRNTLGTIIEGKGDSLPISAMPADGTFPTGTAKYEKRNIAIDIPVWDETLCIQCGICSFVCPHATIRMKIYDGALLKKAPSTFKSCDAKGKEFAGKSFTLQVAPEDCTGCGACVYNCPAKSKTDEKHKAINMQFQAPLRDQEAANWDFFLGLPDTDPALVNRASLKGSQLLLPMFEFSGACAGCGETPFLKLASQLFGDRMLIANATGCTSIYGGNLPTTPWSPRQDGRGPAWSNSLFEDNAEFGFGMRLTVDKFSEYALELLDRMMDCGCKVCGDTKELMAKIKGADQTTQEGLELQRERVAKLKKALETCTDPESRQLISLADYLVKKSVWIVGGDGWAYDIGYGGLDHVLASGENVNVLVLDTEVYSNTGGQASKSTPLGAVAQFAAGGKRMPKKDLGMIAMSYGNIYVAKVSLANPAQAVKAFLEAEAYDGPSLIIAYSHCIAHGIDMTTAVDGCKEAVACGHWPLLRYNPALADEGKNPLQLDSKEPTLAFSDYAQKQNRYRVLQKADPTVAGELMAEGNKLTATRYDLYKKLAEMQADCGTKK
- a CDS encoding YbaB/EbfC family nucleoid-associated protein → MSKSMGNIMKQAQQMQQKMGRLQQELEGREVEASAGGGMVTAVVNGKQQLLSLKIEKSVVDPEDVDMLQDLVVAAVNEAIKKSQEMMQEEMGKITGGFNIPGLF
- the dnaX gene encoding DNA polymerase III subunit gamma/tau; amino-acid sequence: MSYLVLARKWRPQTFEDLVGQEHVSRTLGNAIASGRVHHAFLFTGARGVGKTSAARILAKALNCEEGPTAQPCNKCPSCLEIAAGQGVDVFEIDGASNTGVDDIRELRENIRYLPSKARTKIFIIDEVHMLSINAFNALLKTLEEPPSHAKFILATTEPHKIPVTILSRCQRFDFRKIPLPKLLGRLREIVDAEKIAMSDRALALIGRRGEGSMRDALSTLDQVIAFCGETVSDEDVQGLLGMVDRRLLLETAEGVLQRDSRRVLEVVRRVDTLGHSFRQFGQELVEIFRSLVLVKVLGDPGELLETTEEELRELSGMAASVAQDDLLRALTLLIRTEAELATATFPRLTLEMALVRLATLAPSVEISGVMRKLEDLERRLAGAGPLSPPPRSAVPPPRPPHPEGEGETTKKPEAPASPLSNPGGGWQGLVDHLRTRRPGLASLLEHGSLLRFELPLLEIGFSPGSFHFEQIKDPETQDALAGLALEYFGEKVTIKVSAVSPGTGAAPPTLIEERRAQESDRENRLREDALAHPMVQAAREIFGGQVKDVRPIDKGFV
- the recR gene encoding recombination mediator RecR — translated: MLNSIPSFARLVTELGKLPGIGQKTATRLAFFILRQPASEAEALAEAIRGLKEKIRFCSRCFHITESDPCPLCSNPGRDDALLCVVEEPQDLIAIERSRSFRGRYHVLHGALSPLDGVGPDDLKIRELLLRLKDHQVTEVLLATNFTVEGEATALYLARLIHPLGIRVTRLAYGIPMGSDLEFVDEVTVNRAVEGRRDL